The Peromyscus maniculatus bairdii isolate BWxNUB_F1_BW_parent chromosome 14, HU_Pman_BW_mat_3.1, whole genome shotgun sequence genomic interval CAGTGGTGATCCCCTCACACGTCTCTAAGTATCTGCAGTCAGTTCCTGTTCCAGGGATGCAGGTCAGGCCCCCGTCTCCCACTGCTCCCGCTGACTTATTGAACAGTACCAGGCAACCTGTAGCACAAGACCTCAGCCACAGTGTGCACAAAGCACTCAAGGACAGAACACTCACGATcacctctccccgccccccacctccgCTCGTGGGCTTGCTGAATCTTGTTTCAATGGTTGGGTTTGATCAGGAAGTCACAGGGAAGTCCAAGCAGTCTGTTCAAAGAAACTCACTAGATCAGTGGTCCTCAAGTTATGGGTTGTGACCCCCCCAAAAGACtattggaaaacagatatttggaaaacagatatttacaattcgtaacagtagcgaaattatagttatgaagtagaaatgaaaataattttatggtttggggatcaccacaacatgaggaaatgtattaaagggtctcagctttcagccttaggaaggttgagaaccactgctctggctggagtgagactacctggaataaagcctgctccccacccactctgtctgcctgtctatctgcctgcctgtctgtctgtctgtctctctctgtctcgtgtgtgtgtgtgtgtgtgtgtgtgtgtgtgtgtgtgtgtgtgtgtgtgtgtgttccagatcCTCCTCACACTCTGTGCTGGGCATGGGTCTTCCCTTTAGATGTTCAACCCGAGGAGTTCTCCAGGGCTTACTATTAGCACCCTCCAGAGTAAACACAGTCTTCACATCCCTAAAAGTGGTTAATTAGGAGACTGAGACCTTGGTTTGAGAATCTATATCCTCCCACGTAAAATGTCTAGAATTGTGTGTCCCGGGGTTGACCCCAGTTCTTCCAAATGCTACTGGGTAACCCTGATAAGTGTCTAAATGTCTCGGGGGCACGGTTTTGTCATCTGTGAAACGAGAGGACCAGCTTGGATGTGTGTCATGGAACCACACAACTGGAGGTTCTCAATTCTAGGCTAATTAGCGACTGCTTTGTAGTCTATTGTAGCTGCCTACTGTACTCTTCCTTTGGGGAGAAGGACTGAAGACTGTAAGGCGAGGAGCAGAAGCAGTCATACTTTTAAGGAATCCACCAGGTCCTGGACGAGGAAAAGTCTCCGAAGCTCCTTGAGCGTGCTGTTCACGTACAGCTGCAGGCAGTCCGTGTACTTCTGGATCTGCTCCTGGGACAGGGTGATCTCCAGCTCCAGGTAGGCCCTGTCAACAAACCATCCCAGGGGAGAGCCGTCAGAGGGCTGAACGCCGCCGGCTGCACCCCAGGGCCAGGGAAGTGCTCGTCACACTGGGAGGCTGGTGGCTGGGTCACCTCCACGAGGCTGCTGGCTGTGGGACACCATGCACACCGGCTTCCCAAACACTGTTCTGACTCTCTGGGGGCTTTGCGACTCTATCCGCAAAACGCAGCATTAAAGAGTGAGCTCAGAGAAACCAGGAAGACCCATGAGCAGTCGACTCCTTTACTGATGTCTCTACACGTGTCAAAGGGATGTGCATCTTTCTTAGATTCTGGAGCGATCTGAAAACCCTGGCTGCCGAACTGTTCCTTGACAAACTCGAAGAATTCCTATTTTAATTCTGGAACTGACTTCCAGGTTCCTCTAGACAGCAATGGTAACTTCAGTGGCCTGGACCATATTAAACGCTCATCGATCCTAGTGAATGATGTTCTTGgtaatgagacttttttttttccatttaatcagGTGGCTAGATTTAACTGATGGatggtaaacaaaataaaatgcagaatatatgcatataatatacataagCTTTCTGTGCCTGGCCACACTTCTCCACTGagctctgccttcccttcccttcttccctctcctgtctGAAGACAGCCTTGGGCTGCCTGCCTCGCCTAGGGTTCTTAAAGGCATGGGATGAACAGAGATGGAGAGCCAAGCAGCCTCTGTCTTGAGTTGTACGGAGTGTTACAGGCTAAAGGCTTTACTCTAGAGCTCCAGGTTGAAATCCCCACTCTTAATGTGTTGTGTATACCTTAATGAAGTTTAGATTTAAATGTTATAGCTTTTCTCCCCTTGGAGAAAATACGAAGATACTGATTTGTCCAGTGTGATGTGATTAAAAGTCAGGTGCTCCCTGTGCTGATACAAGTGACTAGCCTGAAGGAGTTTTACACTTTAAATTTACCTCCTAAAGAACAAAGGTCGGGCTATGAGTAGTTTTAAGTTATTGTTCCTACAACTGGGTATCAGAAAAAAGAAGCCAAATGGGACCTAAGTCCCCCATATTTCAGCCTTGGGGGTGAACATGGCAGCAGACACAATGAAGTTCTAGAACAATGGATATAGATGAATCCTGGACGGCTAAGGACAGAGAAGACGGATAAAGATGAGGACTTCAGCCAGGCTAGGGTTGCTCAAATCTGGGTTGTGTGTGTCCTGCTAGGAACAAAGACTAAGCCGCGTCTGCCCTCTCTCTCCTGTGGGGATGGGAGTGTGTGAAAGCCAGCTGCGGCCCAGATGGCCCAATAGCTCAGCATTAGAAAGCCACAAGGTAGCacgagtgtgtatgtgtatgccacaGTGTTTGCACTGAGGTCGGGACCACGATGCCGAGAAGGACGTTCAGGCCCCCAGCCCCCAAACTGGGCGTCATTTTCTTTGCTGAGGCTCGGCTGCAACTGAGGTTTGGATCCAGCCGACAGGTGAGGCACAGTAGGGGGACATGCAGAGATGTCACCGGTGAGCTCTGGAGACCGGCCCAGGGCCAGTTAGAAGGTGTGTGTGATACACCGAATTCTGCAGGCAACCAGGCTCACCATCTGAAGTTGGAGCAGTTTGCCATAATGGCGTTGGTTGGATACCGCTGGCTAGGCTATCACTGCTCTCTGCCATACTCTGTGTATCTGCACAGTTCATAGATTGCTCtgggaaaggtggggggggggggggaggctgaagagacggctcagcagtcaagagtgcTTTACTGCTGTTGCGGGGGAtcggagttcagttcccggcacccacaatcacctgtaactccagctccagcgaTCCATGCCTcgggcctctttgggcacctgcatgaatgcgcgcacacacacacacacacacacacacacacacacacttacttaatattttaaacagataAAACTAAaacttttctccttttaaatattCATTCTAACCCAATTTTCCCTGCATCCAGATGCAGGGAAGGATATGCAGTAAGAGTGCTCATGAACTTGCACCACTCAGAAGGTTGGGCCTTTAAAAATCCCAACACCCCGTAGTCCTCATTCTGCACCTGACCTTGAATGTGTCACTTTACTTCTTAGAATCTCAGTATTTCCATCTGTAAATAGGGATTCCAgtgcctgccctgccttccttaTAGAAGTAGTTAGATTAGGAAATTGTTGGAACTCTCTttgaatgaaaaaacaaaaacaaaaacatgggaccagggagttggctcagaggttaagagcacttgttattctatgagaggacctgggttcgattcccagaacccacgtggtggctaCAACCTTCCATAACCCTATTTCCAGAGAACCCAACAGGCACttatgtagtgcacatacatgcaggcaaaacatttcaTATACACAAGGTAAAATTAgcaaaactaaaaaatatttttaaagcattacaTGTGGACAATGGGTTGTGATTACCTTTGTAACCCACAAGTGTTACAATAAGAATGAGTTTGTTCCAGAAACCCACCAGCAACTTTAGCTACTAAAGACGGGCATTCAGAAAAACTCCAGAAGGTTCCTGGAGTTCTGGGGAAACGTGTCCCACTATACCTGGGCACAGCAGTGAGGCGGAGAGGGAGCCCAGAGAGGCAGGGTGAGGGCCAGTGGACGGGGGCACTCACTTGAAGGGGTGACCCTCGTCCGTTttctgcacagcctgcaggacaGACTTGTAGATGCGGAAGCTGATGGTGGCTGAGAGGGCGGCCAGGGCCAGGTAGGCGACGACGCTCACCACGCTGAACTGGGTCAGGgagaagagcagcagcaggaagctCCCGAACACAATCCCCGTCTGCTTGATGTCCCGCCAGTACAGGAGGTCAATAGCTGTGGAACAGACACACAAACCGCTTTACTCCGGCACGGCCCAGGCCAGCTAGTCGGCTGCCACTGGGGCCGCAGTCTCCCCGCTGGCATTTAGATTTCTAGAGAGCGGGGACGCTGACTGATAACTCCATTATGATTCGGAGAAGTCCCCAGACGTTAAGGACAGTCTACACATTCACAGGTGTGACTCTGGTGAGCAAGGGCTATGCTACCCATACAGTGCCTGGGATCCTGTGGCTTTGAAACAGACTTGAAAGCACAGAGGACTCTGTGGAGGGCCCGTTCTTCCCTCTGATCACATGATTACATGGATAACGGCATGCCCTGTTGTCAATATTTGGTTTCAACAGTGGCCTACAGATGCACAGGCTAGCGTACGGCTGCTCTGCATAAGCTGTATAAGTGCCCCTGCCACGGAGAATAGGCAGCCAGGAAGTGGAAGGAAGGTGATGCCTTTGGAAGGAAAGTCAACACGACCTCAGCCAATACCGCATGCACCTGGACCAAAGTAGTTTTCTTCCAAAATCCAGGGGAAAGTGAGGCACATGGCTGTGTAACAAACCCTGAAGTTGACACTCAGAGTGCTGGAGACTGTCCCCAGGGCCTCTTGTATGTGAGTGAGGCTTTTAACCTAACCACTTGAGATATCTCTGAAAcctctttcaatttttattttattgtaattgttATTTTAGGACTGTGTTGCCAGTCCCAGCTGACATTTGAATTCAACTCTTGTATACTCCCTGTCATGGTTTGAGTGAGAAAGGCCATCACGTGTCCATATATTTGAATCCTTggttctcagttggtggaactgtttggggaggatgaAGGACagtggccttcctggaggaagtgtgtcactgggagcaggtTTTGagattcaaaagcccatgccattcccagtatctccctctctacctcttgCTTGAGATaaaaagctctcagctactgctccagcaccatgcctgcctgctgccatgctcctcaccacgatggccatggactctaactctctggaaccatgagccttgtgtttaaacataaaattacatttcttatATGACATGCACACATGGTGTGAAGGTCATTTTAGACACTATTTTAAGCATTTCTGTGCAGGCTACAGTCTCGTGGTGTGGGATTTGTGATGGCATATCGCCATCTTGAATTGTGTAAGAGATGATCAACCTGTACGAAAAGAGTAGCCCGCCACGCCTGCTGATGATCTGAGGCTAATGAGGAGACATGGGAACAGGGCACAGCGGTGCACTAACCCTCCTCCCAGCAGATCTGTCTCAGGGGGCTGCAAGGCAAGAAGCTCTTTCCCAGGGCCTCAAGGCTCCCAGCAGTGTGAGGCTGGAGAGGAAACATTCTCTCTGCCAATGGCCTTGCACCATCATGATGATCCCTCAATGGCTTCAACTCAAAGTTACCCTCAGACAGccatttgtttgaaaaaaagccCGAGTCCCTTTCTCTGGTGACGCTTCTCCTATACAAGAAGCAGAGAACGGAAAAGCTCACGAGCATACTTGGGAATGAAACAAAGGTTTTTACTTCCATCTTAAAAAGAGGCTCGGGGCCACAGGTGGGTTCCAAAAGTCACTATTGTGCTAAAGCCTCTCTCTGCTCCCATTACCCGGCACCCCGACTGACCATTGGTAATTAATTTCATTGGATAACTTTTTTTTGTCCCCAAAGTCTATACCatcattgtcttcatttttttcaaatgtcaagATGCCAGAACCAGGTACTACATGAAAAGATTTACTTTTCCTTAACAATGAAATTCACACCATCCCACCAAATAATTTTCCCTTTAGAAGAGTGCCGAAGTATGACATTTTCAGGTGCAGAAGGCCTTTGGGAAGAAATGATCTGTGAGCTCCTGCAGCCCTGAGAGCAGGTGACAGAAGGGGGAGACAGCAAGATCTCCACATGTCCTGGCTCCTCTTGGCATGCTCAGAGGCATTAAGCCCAAGTTTGGCAGGAGTCTAGACCATCAGGCTCGAGGTCTTCGGGTGTGTGGGGGGCCTCCAACAGTTCTCTTCATTGAGTTAGTTCCCACCAAGGAAGAGATGAACACCATGctttgggctgggaggtggggtgaTAATAACACACGAGGTATGAAAATAGAGATTTTACAGTTACAAATGAGTAACTGTGCTCTGTTTAAGGGCAGCACCACCTCATGGGCAGGTACACGGAACACAAACACCTTGTAAAGAAGCCTGAGTTGTCCTGGGAAAGGTGGTTTACACCCAACTCTATGGCTTGTGAAGGATTACGGGCAACTCTGCAAGTGATTTTCAGACCCGAAAAGAGATAGGATTTGCCACTCCCGCTTGAATCCCTACTGAATGAGTCGCTAGACAGCTGTCAGTATAGGTTTCCTCTAGAACAGCCTTCTGTATCTCTGGCCACCTGCTCCAAAAGCTGAGCGCTGCTGGTAACCAGTCTGGGCCAATCTTGGAAGAATCTGTGGGCAGAGACAGCGACTGAGTCCACCGCTCAGATTGGACTGGGTCAACGTTGGATGCAGTCATCAGCCAGCAGGTATGCCCATCAACTAAAGATTACGAGAAGCTTCCATTTAGGAGATCAACAGAAGTCTGGTAAAGGGTGGGCTATGGACTCTGAGTACTTTGTGCCAATAATATCTTTATGGATACTAAGCATTTTCATGTATTATTTCATTCAGGCCTTACAATAAACCCATTCGACAGGCAGTATATTAAGCGAGGAAGCTAAAAGTTGAACATGTTTTCTCACTATGTACTAAAGTAGAGCCAACCCTTAAACTTGATGCTTTCTCCTGAACAAAATAGTTGCTTTTTCCCATTTTCCATTAAATGACCCCTCAATTCATTCAAAATCAATTTTGGGCCACATGATTATATCTTAAACTGATCTCACAAGTAGCTATTTAAAtggattgttttcattttagcaAAATCAAGTCCTTACCAACAGTTTGTTGATCGCTGATTTTTCTAATAAGCATGGGAgtcaagaaatgagaaaatgttctttctgtatttttaaggATGTGAAGGTCCAGTTGGGATGGCTGGACAGTCATTTGAACAAACCCCAACTCAATGTCGGTCTATCTCTATTGCAGGAGGAGATACAAGTTGAGTCTGAGGATGTGGTAGTCTTAGAATggatgaaggaagaagagggtgCTTTGTCAATTTGGGGCGCAGTTTGTTAAGGGCATGGGGTGGAAAATTGGAAACATTGTGCAGGACTAGTTAACAAGAGCAGTGACTctacagaggagaagggaggagttaCAGATAATGAGAAGTTAGCATCACTGATAAAAAGAACAGTATGTGATTTGGGGGTGAagattatatttgtttttaaacccCTAGATTCTGACACAAGACCTGGAGGTAAAGCCACAGCCTGGGGCATGATGTGAGACAGGAATCGTATGACAATTACAcacaaagctatttttttttaaagcttggaAGTTAAGTGCTTTTTTAGGTTCTGTCACAGTGGCCTCAAGTTAAAATGGCGTTTGATATCGTAAATGTAGAGCTATTCAGGTGTCTATGCACAACAGGCGATTGGAAACTTGATAAACAAGCAGAACCGAAATTTGATAAACTGGATTGAATATTGACACTTGAGTACATCCAGAATAGAGCAGAGAACCCTTGAAGCCCTGGGAGCGGAGGAAATCTCCGAGAAGCTGGAGGCTAAGGGATACCATTTAGGATGAAGCTATAGTTAGAGGTGAGGCTATAGAGAGTCCTGTGGACTGGAAGAGGTAGACACAGCAGTGTAGACTCCAGTATCTATGAAGACAGAAGCTGCCCAGCATTCCAAGGAGAATGTTGCAGGCAGGTCATGAGGTACTGAGCAGAGAGGTGGAGCAGTAGAGAAACGGACGTTCTGAGGAACGAGGAAAACGGTCACCTGTGGAGTAGTAGCTCCATGCACTACTCATCCTTCAGGCTGAGGAAAAGCTGGGATTGTAGGGAAAACGGATGGGTGAAGACTTCTGAAAAGAGAAGGTGGGTGGTTGAGCAAGGACTCCAAGAAGATGGGATGGGGTCGCTCCTAGCTTCTCTGCTCAAGAagagtgtcagggacaaggacagaatctctagttagtggaaaaatacagacccccataagacagggaactagatcagcttacagtcaggttgcctagcaacaggacattgagtcagagcccttgaccctctcaccctgtaagcatcctatacaaacatcctgttagcttgccccaccttatgaagatggcagcttcttgctcccccccaccctgcggaactatataaacctttctggaagagaaataaagtggcaccttgatcagaatctagacttggtgtgttttcctttgtatctcctgtccctacattccctccttagggtggtcgagaacccgtcgtagccctgcaggcggggcagaagagaagaaagggatgagAGAATTTTGGAAAAGAAACAGATGGGGTAATGTGAAGTGTGCCTCGAAAATGAACTCAGATTCTACATGGAAAATGGTTAGTGGGTCTTCTTGAGTTTCAGGAGACTAGGGGTACAGCTGACGGTAGGAGAGGCTGAAGCCTGTTTAATGCAATACGATTGTGACAAGCCACACGTGGCTAGTGAGCAGTTGAGTGTGGCTAATTCCAAGTGGGCAGATGCTCTGTATGTGTGAACAAAAATACAgggatttagatttttaaaaaagaaggatgTAAAATATCTTGTTAGTGATGTTCATATTGATGATAGCTAATGGTTTTGAATATGTTGAGTTAAATAAAAGATAGTATCAAAATTAATATTGCtaatttccttttactttttaatggtgctactagaaaacttaactatTTACATGTGGCTTACGTGATGCTTCTGTTGCATGGTTCTGCTCACAATGAGGATTCCAAAATCGGTGAATAAAAGGATCCCCCACAGCAGAGGGGCTTTGATTAAAGTCAAGGACTCAGGTTGATACAGCAACATGGTCCCATTTTGGGTGCTATGGTCAGTAGATATTGGACTGACctggggctgtgacccacagtaCACAGTGAGAGGAGACTCAAATCCAAGGGGTCAGAAGTGAAAATGACAGTACCTGGGACTCAGGCTTACAGTCAGAGACAGATGGACTGGGAGAGTGGCAATAACCATGTGTGGTCAGAGTGTAGGCAAATGAGTCAGTGTTCCGAGGATGGAGTGATGTGGGAGGCTAGGAAGCTGTGATTTCAGAGGAGAATCTCTGTGTTCCACATCCCCAAGGCCAACTTTCCACACTTGAATTATGATGGGAATGATGTGAACTTGTTAGCAAGCTTTACAGTACCCAGGATGGCTTGAACATAGCTTGTTCCCCACTGAAATTCACTTTAGAATTGAATCCCCATTGTGAAGTCCAAGAGGGTGGAAAACTTAATCCAACTAAGGGATTTAGACGTGGAGGCATAGAGAAGGAATTAGGATTAAACTCAATAAAGTCCGCAGAGTGGAGTCCCTATGATTGAGcactgagaagagaaagagagatctggacacacacacagtgtgctcCCTGACTCTTGTCACGAGATGTCCTGGAGCATCTCCAGGTTCTGCCAGCAAGAAGGCCATCACCAGGTACAGGACATCAGCTGTGGACCTGCAGAACTGTATACCAAAATCAACGATCCTTGACAAGTTACCAGGACTGTGCTACTACTGTGTTATAACAACACCAAGTGGAACAAGACCACAGCAGATCCAGAATAGTAGGCCCTTGAGTAAAGTTCCCTTTGTAATTCTACAACCACAGCAAATGACCTCGAGTGCTTTGGGCGCAGCAAAGCAGAAACCCTTTTCCTCTTTTAATAGTCTTCTCATGCAGAAAAACCAAGGAGGAGTTAAACAGTGGAGCACACATTCACTGAGCGTGCTCAGGAGGACAGGGGCATCATTGCATCACTTTGACAGGTCTAACAATTCAGGCTACTTTatcaaaaagcccagaggcaacaCATTGGCTTTGAAAGGACACCTGGGTGGGTTCTATCAGTTTGATAAATGGGCTAGGCTTGATGATCTCATCTTAGTCCTCATGCCACAGGTATGACTGCACAGCTGCCTGGGACTCAAAACTAATGCAGGCAAAGGTAAACTAAGAGATCTGAAGAATCTCAGTGTCCACCATCAAACCAGTGTGCCAATCAATTACTTTTGGAATCTCACTAAAACAAGAAAGACCATGAGGGTCGTGATCCATTTTCAGAACTACTGAAAATTATTCTCTATGTCAATTGTCTAGAAAGAAAGCCCTTTACTGTGATCCAAATGCTTTTGGTTTGGAAACTTTTAGATGCACTCAGTTATATGACCCAATAGTGGCTGTGGTATTCAGaaagtttattaaaaatgtatcagTGAAGAAGTCAGTAGCACAGcgattaatattttatttataaaactaaaTGTGGCATACGTAAATATAAAATGGCAATAAATTAAACAGTTGTCTGCATCATCGatccatttctctttcatttttttgtttttctaagacaaggtctcttgtagccaaggctggtcacgaactcactatgtaggcagGGCTACCTGTTCcttctacctttgcctcccaatgctgggattaaaggtatgcactatcATGCCTAGCTACCACCTTAGTCCAGAAAAGATCAGAGGCACCATTGTATCACAAGCTAATGCTACTTTAAATTATGCCAAGTGGGAAAATGTAAGAAAGGAAAGTTCTGTTGGTAGAAATATCAGCATTTCAAACAGAAAATCACTGACAAATCATATGATATTAATGGTTATGAACTTTTTAGCCAGCCCACAGTGCTTTGCCTGCAGTGACCAACTACCTCATGAGAACTACTAGAAGGCTATTAACAAGTTCTCTCCAATCCAGTGTCCAGAGGAATGATGGGAAAGCTAGTT includes:
- the Rtn1 gene encoding reticulon-1 isoform X4; amino-acid sequence: MQATADSTKMDCVWSNWKSQAIDLLYWRDIKQTGIVFGSFLLLLFSLTQFSVVSVVAYLALAALSATISFRIYKSVLQAVQKTDEGHPFKAYLELEITLSQEQIQKYTDCLQLYVNSTLKELRRLFLVQDLVDSLKFAVLMWLLTYVGALFNGLTLLLMAVVSMFTLPVVYVKHQAQIDQYLGLVRTHINTVVAKIQAKIPGTKRHTE